One Streptococcus sp. DTU_2020_1001019_1_SI_AUS_MUR_006 DNA window includes the following coding sequences:
- a CDS encoding lipoate--protein ligase: MKYIINHSNDTAFNIALEEYAFKHLLDEDQIFLLWINKPSIIVGRHQNTIEEINRDYVRENGIEVVRRISGGGAVYHDLNNLNYTIISKEDENKAFDFKSFSTPVINTLAQLGVKAEFTGRNDLEIDGKKFCGNAQAYINGRIMHHGCLLFDVDLSVLANALKVSKDKFESKGVKSVRARVTNIIDELPEKITVEEFRDLLLEYMKKEYPEMTEYVFSDEELAEINRIKETKFGTWDWNYGKSPEYNVRRGTKFPSGKVEIFANVIESKIQDIKIYGDFFGIEDVAAVEDVLRGVKYEREDVLKALQTINLGRYFAGITAEEIAEAVVE; encoded by the coding sequence ATGAAATATATTATCAATCATTCAAACGACACTGCCTTTAATATCGCTTTAGAGGAATATGCTTTTAAACACCTTTTGGACGAGGATCAAATCTTCCTTCTTTGGATTAACAAACCGTCTATCATTGTTGGTCGTCACCAGAATACTATTGAAGAAATTAACCGTGATTATGTTCGAGAAAATGGTATTGAGGTGGTCCGCCGTATCAGTGGTGGTGGAGCTGTTTACCACGATTTAAACAACCTCAACTACACCATCATTTCAAAAGAAGATGAAAACAAGGCCTTTGACTTCAAGAGCTTCTCAACTCCAGTTATCAATACCTTAGCTCAACTAGGCGTTAAAGCTGAGTTCACAGGCCGTAATGACCTTGAGATTGATGGCAAAAAATTCTGTGGCAATGCCCAAGCCTATATCAATGGCCGTATTATGCACCATGGTTGTCTTCTCTTTGACGTGGACTTGTCAGTCCTAGCTAACGCACTTAAAGTGTCTAAAGATAAGTTTGAATCAAAAGGGGTTAAATCAGTCCGTGCTCGAGTAACTAATATTATCGATGAGTTGCCAGAAAAAATCACTGTTGAAGAATTCCGTGATCTACTTTTGGAATACATGAAAAAAGAATATCCTGAAATGACAGAATATGTATTTTCAGATGAAGAATTGGCTGAAATCAATCGAATCAAAGAAACTAAGTTTGGAACTTGGGACTGGAATTATGGGAAATCACCTGAATACAATGTCCGCCGTGGAACAAAATTCCCAAGTGGTAAGGTTGAAATCTTCGCTAACGTCATTGAATCAAAAATCCAAGACATCAAGATCTACGGTGACTTCTTCGGTATCGAAGATGTTGCAGCCGTGGAAGATGTTCTTCGTGGCGTTAAATACGAACGTGAAGATGTTCTTAAAGCCCTTCAAACCATTAACTTAGGCCGTTACTTCGCAGGGATCACTGCAGAAGAAATTGCTGAGGCAGTGGTTGAATAA